In one Salvelinus sp. IW2-2015 unplaced genomic scaffold, ASM291031v2 Un_scaffold5036, whole genome shotgun sequence genomic region, the following are encoded:
- the LOC112077906 gene encoding integrin beta-like protein E, whose product MTRHVSNNTHTFDLRMDGGNWISTTNNVVRWRLLTHVDLGVRSDTGKVNRSPQTTVIPLMRVPVNCRRDFNMLSFDPDGDAVRCRYAVPTDECVTSSNLAGVNFTLRWDCTLSFWSNTNTTGTYAVQMMMEDFPTQSISLSYTNGSQSNRTSGQTLSKLPVQFAMTVDPVVPSCTEGVYIPMFLSPTPAQGALLYASADHPLEISVRAQATHSTVSELLMSGPGNIRENTTSPGEHLLRWTPTDDEEGGYYPVCFIAQGVLGSSRYQSELRCVIVSVNSSAITTTPITATFPTATQPTSDFTTFSTNPTTDLTTNNVDNTTMSNGPRYVVGLGMKLSSLTSLTDDHIRETVLQKLRXELIRRGLSGDVTLRLRASQEISP is encoded by the exons TATGGATGGGGGTAACTGGATATCTACCACTAATAACGTTGTTCGTTGGAGGCTGTTGACTCATGTGGATCTTGGGGTCAGGTCTGACACAGGGAAAGTCAACCGATCTCCACAGACTACCGTCATACCTCTGATGCG TGTCCCAGTCAATTGTCGAAGAGACTTCAACATGTTGTCCTTTGACCCAGATGGGGATGCGGTCAGATGCAGATATGCAGTACCAACGGATGAGTGTGTCACATCTAGTAACCTTGCCGGTGTTAACTTCACTCTGCGATGG GACTGCACCTTGTCGTTCTGGAGCAACACGAATACAACTGGAACATACGCAGTTCAGATGATGATGGAGGACTTCCCTActcagtccatctctctctcctatactaATGGATCTCAATCTAACAGGACCTCTGGCCAAACACTCAGCAAACTGCCTGTTCAGTTTGCAATGACAG TCGATCCCGTGGTGCCGTCCTGTACAGAGGGGGTGTACATACCCATGTTCCTGTCTCCAACGCCAGCCCAGGGAGCACTGCTCTACGCCTCCGCAGACCATCCCCTGGAGATCAGTGTCAGAGCACAGGCTACCCACTCCAC GGTTTCAGAGCTGTTGATGAGCGGACCTGGCAACATCAGAGAGAACACCACTAGCCCAGGAGAGCACCTTCTAAGATGGACGCCTACTGATGATGAGGAGGGAGGGTACTATCCTGTGTGCTTCATTGCTCAGGGAGTGCTTGGCAG TTCCAGGTATCAGTCTGAGCTGCGCTGTGTGATCGTCAGCGTTAACTCAAGTG CCATCACAACCACACCGATTACAGCTACATTTCCAACTGCCACCCAACCAACTAGTGACTTCACAACATTCAGTACAAACCCAACCACCGATCTCACCACCAACAATGTGGACAATACAACCATGAGTAATGGGCCTA GATACGTTGTTGGACTGGGGATGAAACTGTCCTCTCTGACATCATTAACAGATGATCACATCAGAGAAACGGTCTTACAGAAG CTCCGTRAGGAACTGATCAGACGAGGGCTGTCGGGGGACGTCACGCTACGCCTGAGAGCCAGTCAAGAGATCAGCCCCTGA